From a single Stomoxys calcitrans chromosome 4, idStoCalc2.1, whole genome shotgun sequence genomic region:
- the LOC131997010 gene encoding uncharacterized protein LOC131997010 produces MQASYIESTCKTPRLSNYESPQRLVMLIDKRFEKQNELIQTLIKESETRLLHELDKRISDFQSEITSLKERIVNMETVADKINVIEKDIFELKSQKMVYPQNSELENEIKILKAQLAKQENFHVASELRINGIPSYNGENLNILFSNICNCFNIPTPTVKSIYRLKNKIRQNNDATIIVDLMSSYDKNYILKSMAFFKRTNKTPLLLNHIGFDSNYVVHINENLTTILKYVNNYSKILLYDQLCAPGFSKHDLLFFIYDVHVNTTPTSYTYRDFKNIDLNLVNSCLDKINWNFIYALSSVDDQLTFLQNNLLFLYNYCVPVKTKVVNHNQQPWFNNNIKILIKQRDLAYQRWQRFKTSYLHDIFKHARRAVVRSINAAKYEYYSRKFKCAVDSKSKWKTIRDIGIGTMQCNTTNVNLNQLNELFTKVGNSSTSNDFYSCLQTVPIEHDFSFQCVNSTDVMKSITSIKSNAVGTDDVSPIFIKLLMPQLLPYITYLINSIITKSTFPQKWKQAKIIPILKANNEFRPIAILPFLSKVLENLLSSQITAFLENEKLLTEHQSGFRKKRSCTTTLIGVVEDLRKKQDKNMISMLVLLDHSKAFDTVNHDILCSKLNKLFYFSDTACNLIASYLSNRSQCVVLNEQKSNVLDISRGVPQGSILGPLLFTLYINDLPDVPETCSIQMYADDVQLYASTKVEDINSCISKFNKDLQAISEWACTNCLNINPSKSKLIIIGKTPASQPDINLRISDSTIQRVESSSNLGLTFNTKLNWTNHINRASGKIHGMLRNLWKLRTSTPQDIRLLLAKTERERETREKDNVNIYDKVAKSMRLTAIQAALHQDYSHEVFLRTETDTELPPTNSK; encoded by the exons ATGCAAGCATCATATATAGAAAGCACTTGCAAAACACCTAGACTCTCTAACTACGAATCACCTCAGCGACTTGTTATGCTCATCGATAAACggtttgaaaaacaaaacgaaCTTATCCAAACACTAATAAAAGAGAGTGAAACCCGTTTGTTACATGAACTTGATAAGAGAATCAGTGACTTTCAAAGTGAAATTACATCTCTTAAAGAACGTATTGTCAATATGGAAACAGTCGCAGACAAAATAAATGTGATTGAAAAAGatatttttgaacttaaatcgcAAAAGATGGTATATCCACAAAATAGTGAGcttgaaaatgaaattaaaatcctTAAAGCACAGCTAGCAAAGCAAGAAAACTTTCATGTAGCTTCTGAATTAAGAATAAACGGTATTCCTTCGTACAACGGCGAAAACTTAAACATATTATTCAGTAATATTTGCAATTGTTTTAATATTCCTACACCCACAGTAAAATCAATATaccgtttaaaaaataaaatacgtcaaaaCAATGATGCAACAATTATTGTGGACTTAATGTCATCTTATGATAAAAATTATATCTTGAAATCGATGGCTTTTTTCAAACGCACGAATAAAACCCCTCTCCTATTAAACCATATTGGGTTCGATTCAAATTATGTCGTTCAcatcaatgaaaatttgacaaCTATTCTAAAATACGTTAACAACTATTCTAAAATACTTTTGTACGATCAGCTGTGTGCTCCTGGTTTTTCGAAACAcgatcttttattttttatctatgATGTGCATGTTAATACCACGCCTACAAGTTACACCTACCGGGATTTTAAAAACATCGATCTCAATCTGGTAAACAGTTGCCTTGATAAAATCAATTGGAATTTCATTTATGCACTGAGTAGTGTCGATGACCAACTAACGTTTCTGCAAAACAACCTTCTTTTTCTATATAACTACTGTGTTCCTGTTAAAACCAAGGTGGTGAATCACAATCAGCAACCCTggtttaataataatattaaaattttaatcaaacagAGAGACCTGGCTTATCAAAGATGGCAACGTTTTAAAACATCGTATCTACATGATATTTTTAAGCATGCCCGGCGTGCAGTTGTAAGAAGCATTAATGCGGCTAAATACGAGTATTACAGCAGGAAGTTTAAATGTGCTGTGGACAGCAAATCAAAATGGAAAACTATTCGCGATATCGGTATTGGCACTATGCAATGCAATACAACTAACGTTAATTTAAATCAATTAAATGAGCTATTTACAAAAGTGGGTAATTCAAGCACCTCTAACGATTTTTATTCATGTCTCCAGACGGTTCCCATTGAACatgatttttcatttcaatgcGTCAATAGTACTGATGTCATGAAAAGTATCACTTCAATTAAGTCCAACGCTGTGGGTACTGATGACGTTagcccaatttttattaaacttttgaTGCCTCAGCTATTACCGTACATTACGTATCTAATTAACAGCATAATTACAAAATCCACGTTTCCCCAGAAGTGGAAACAAGCTAAAATAATACCAATACTGAAAGCAAACAACGAATTTAGACCAATAGCAATTTTACCTTTTCTATCaaaagttttggaaaatttgttaagTTCCCAGATAACAGCGTTTCTTGAAAATGAGAAACTGTTGACTGAGCACCAGTCTGGGTTCAGGAAAAAAAGAAGCTGCACAACAACTCTTATTGGCGTCGTCGAAGACCTTCGTAAAAAACAGGATAAAAATATGATATCCATGCTCGTCCTGTTGGACCATAGTAAGGCGTTTGACACAGTAAATCATGATATCTTGTGTTCAAAACTCAATAAGCTGTTTTATTTCTCCGATACCGCCTGCAATCTTATTGCGTCTTATTTGTCAAATCGTTCCCAGTGTGTTGTCCTAAATGAACAAAAGTCGAACGTATTGGATATATCGCGAGGTGTGCCTCAGGGCTCTATTCTTGGTCCTTTATTGTTTACCCTATATATAAATGACCTTCCTGACGTCCCTGAGACATGCAGTATACAAATGTATGCGGATGACGTACAACTATATGCTAGTACAAAAGTCGAAGATATCAATAGCTGTATCTCAAAATTCAATAAAGACTTGCAAGCAATCAGCGAATGGGCATGTACAAATTGTTTAAACATAAATCCATCGAAATCTAAACTAATAATTATTGGCAAGACTCCAGCCTCTCAACCCGATATTAACTTAAGAATTTCAGACTCAACTATTCAGCGAGTGGAGTCATCTAGCAATTTGGGTTTGACTTTTAACACCAAGTTGAATTGGACTAACCACATAAATCGAGCTTCCGGCAAAATTCATGGCATGTTGAGAAACCTATGGAAATTACGTACATCGACTCCTCAAGATATTCGCTTATTGcttgctaaaac agagagagagagggagactCGTGAAAAGGATAACGTCAATATTTATGATAAGGTAGCAAAGTCCATGCGACTGACTGCCATTCAGGCAGCACTACACCAAGATTATAGCCATGAAGTATTCTTAAGAACGGAAACGGATACGGAGCTACCGCCAACGAACAGCAA